Proteins encoded together in one Staphylococcus aureus window:
- a CDS encoding superantigen-like protein SSL13 has translation MNNNITKKIILSTTLLLLGTASTQFPNTPINSSSEAKAYYINQNETNVNELTKYYSQKYLTFSNSTLWQKDNGTIHATLLQFSWYSHIQVYGPESWGNINQLRNKSVDIFGIKDQETIDSFALSQETFTGGVTPAATSNDKHYKLNVTYKDKAETFTGGFPVYEGNKPVLTLKELDFRIRQTLIKSKKLYNNSYNKGQIKITGADNNYTIDLSKRLPSTDANRYVKKPQNAKIEVILEKSN, from the coding sequence ATGAACAATAACATCACGAAAAAAATTATTTTATCAACAACATTGTTACTATTAGGTACAGCATCTACACAATTTCCTAATACACCTATCAATTCTTCATCTGAAGCGAAAGCTTATTATATAAATCAAAACGAAACTAACGTTAATGAGTTAACTAAATATTACTCGCAAAAATATTTAACCTTCTCTAACAGTACGTTATGGCAAAAAGATAACGGTACGATTCATGCAACGTTGTTACAGTTTTCTTGGTATAGTCATATTCAAGTTTATGGACCTGAAAGTTGGGGCAATATCAACCAATTAAGAAATAAAAGCGTTGATATTTTTGGCATAAAAGACCAAGAAACCATTGATTCTTTTGCATTATCTCAAGAAACGTTTACTGGTGGTGTTACTCCTGCAGCAACATCTAACGATAAACACTATAAACTGAATGTAACATATAAAGATAAAGCAGAAACGTTTACTGGCGGATTTCCAGTTTATGAAGGCAATAAGCCTGTTTTAACTTTAAAAGAATTAGATTTTCGTATTCGTCAAACATTAATTAAAAGTAAAAAATTATATAATAATTCTTATAATAAAGGACAAATTAAAATAACAGGTGCAGACAATAACTACACAATAGATTTAAGTAAAAGGTTGCCATCAACTGATGCAAATAGATATGTTAAAAAACCTCAAAATGCAAAAATTGAAGTTATCCTCGAAAAATCAAACTAA
- a CDS encoding beta-class phenol-soluble modulin: MTGLAEAIANTVQAAQQHDSVKLGTSIVDIVANGVGLLGKLFGF, encoded by the coding sequence ATGACTGGACTAGCAGAAGCAATCGCAAATACTGTGCAAGCTGCACAACAACATGATAGTGTGAAATTAGGCACAAGTATCGTAGACATCGTTGCTAACGGTGTGGGTTTACTAGGTAAATTATTTGGATTCTAA
- a CDS encoding superantigen-like protein SSL12 — translation MSKNITKNIILTTTLLLLGTVLPQNQKPVFSFYSEAKAYSIGQDETNINELIKYYTQPHFSFSNKWLYQYDNGNIYVELKRYSWSAHISLWGAESWGNINQLKDRYVDVFGLKDKDTDQLWWSYRETFTGGVTPAAKPSDKTYNLFVQYKDKLQTIIGAHKIYQGNKPVLTLKEIDFRAREALIKNKILYNENRNKGKLKITGGGNNYTIDLSKRLHSDLANVYVKNPNKITVDVLFD, via the coding sequence ATGAGTAAGAACATCACGAAAAATATAATTTTAACGACAACATTATTACTATTAGGTACTGTATTACCTCAAAATCAAAAACCAGTATTTAGTTTTTACTCTGAAGCTAAAGCTTATAGCATTGGTCAAGATGAAACTAACATCAATGAATTAATTAAATATTACACACAGCCTCATTTTTCATTTTCAAATAAATGGCTATATCAATATGATAATGGAAACATTTATGTTGAACTTAAGAGATATTCATGGTCAGCACATATATCTTTATGGGGCGCTGAAAGTTGGGGAAATATTAATCAGTTAAAAGATCGTTACGTAGATGTGTTTGGACTAAAAGACAAAGATACTGATCAGTTATGGTGGTCTTATAGAGAGACATTTACAGGTGGCGTTACACCAGCCGCAAAACCTTCTGATAAAACTTATAATCTTTTTGTGCAATACAAAGATAAACTACAAACGATTATTGGTGCGCATAAAATATACCAAGGCAATAAACCAGTATTAACATTGAAAGAAATCGATTTCCGTGCACGAGAAGCGTTAATAAAAAATAAAATATTATATAACGAAAATCGTAATAAAGGTAAGCTTAAGATCACCGGTGGCGGTAATAACTACACTATTGATTTAAGCAAAAGATTACATTCAGATCTAGCAAATGTTTATGTTAAAAATCCTAATAAAATAACTGTTGACGTCCTCTTTGATTAG
- a CDS encoding beta-class phenol-soluble modulin — protein MEGLFNAIKDTVTAAINNDGAKLGTSIVSIVENGVGLLGKLFGF, from the coding sequence ATGGAAGGTTTATTTAACGCAATTAAAGATACCGTAACTGCAGCAATTAATAATGATGGCGCAAAATTAGGCACAAGCATTGTGAGCATCGTTGAAAATGGCGTAGGTTTATTAGGTAAATTATTCGGATTCTAA
- the hyl gene encoding alpha-hemolysin: MKTRIVSSVTTTLLLGSILMNPVANAADSDINIKTGTTDIGSNTTVKTGDLVTYDKENGMHKKVFYSFIDDKNHNKKLLVIRTKGTIAGQYRVYSEEGANKSGLAWPSAFKVQLQLPDNEVAQISDYYPRNSIDTKEYMSTLTYGFNGNVTGDDTGKIGGLIGANVSIGHTLKYVQPDFKTILESPTDKKVGWKVIFNNMVNQNWGPYDRDSWNPVYGNQLFMKTRNGSMKAADNFLDPNKASSLLSSGFSPDFATVITMDRKASKQQTNIDVIYERVRDDYQLHWTSTNWKGTNTKDKWIDRSSERYKIDWEKEEMTN, translated from the coding sequence ATGAAAACACGTATAGTCAGCTCAGTAACAACAACACTATTGCTAGGTTCCATATTAATGAATCCTGTCGCTAATGCCGCAGATTCTGATATTAATATTAAAACCGGTACTACAGATATTGGAAGCAATACTACAGTAAAAACAGGTGATTTAGTCACTTATGATAAAGAAAATGGCATGCACAAAAAAGTATTTTATAGTTTTATCGATGATAAAAATCATAATAAAAAACTGCTAGTTATTAGAACGAAAGGTACCATTGCTGGTCAATATAGAGTTTATAGCGAAGAAGGTGCTAACAAAAGTGGTTTAGCCTGGCCTTCAGCCTTTAAGGTACAGTTGCAACTACCTGATAATGAAGTAGCTCAAATATCTGATTACTATCCAAGAAATTCGATTGATACAAAAGAGTATATGAGTACTTTAACTTATGGATTCAACGGTAATGTTACTGGTGATGATACAGGAAAAATTGGCGGCCTTATTGGTGCAAATGTTTCGATTGGTCATACACTGAAATATGTTCAACCTGATTTCAAAACAATTTTAGAGAGCCCAACTGATAAAAAAGTAGGCTGGAAAGTGATATTTAACAATATGGTGAATCAAAATTGGGGACCATATGATAGAGATTCTTGGAACCCGGTATATGGCAATCAACTTTTCATGAAAACTAGAAATGGCTCTATGAAAGCAGCAGATAACTTCCTTGATCCTAACAAAGCAAGTTCTCTATTATCTTCAGGGTTTTCACCAGACTTCGCTACAGTTATTACTATGGATAGAAAAGCATCCAAACAACAAACAAATATAGATGTAATATACGAACGAGTTCGTGATGACTACCAATTGCACTGGACTTCAACAAATTGGAAAGGTACCAATACTAAAGATAAATGGATAGATCGTTCTTCAGAAAGATATAAAATCGATTGGGAAAAAGAAGAAATGACAAATTAA
- a CDS encoding YfcC family protein, which produces MENTINESEKKKRFKLKMPGAFMILFILTVVAVIATWVIPAGAYSKLSYEPSSQELKIVNPHNQVKKVPGTQQELDKMGVKIKIEQFKSGAINKPVSIPNTYERLKQHPAGPEQITSSMVEGTIEAVDIMVFILVLGGLIGVVQASGSFESGLLALTKKTKGHEFMLIVFVSILMIIGGTLCGIEEEAVAFYPILVPIFIALGYDSIVSVGAIFLASSVGSTFSTINPFSVVIASNAAGTTFTDGLYWRIGACIVGAIFVISYLYWYCKKIKNDPKASYSYEDKDAFEQQWSVLKDDDSAHFTLRKKIILTLFVLPFPIMVWGVMTQGWWFPVMASAFLIFTIIIMFIAGTGKSGLGEKGTVDAFVNGASSLVGVSLIIGLARGINLVLNEGMISDTILHFSSSLVQHMSGPLFIIVLLFIFFCLGFIVPSSSGLAVLSMPIFAPLADTVGIPRFVIVTTYQFGQYAMLFLAPTGLVMATLQMLNMRYSHWFRFVWPVVAFVLIFGGGVLITQVLIYS; this is translated from the coding sequence GTGGAAAATACAATTAATGAAAGTGAAAAGAAAAAACGATTTAAATTAAAAATGCCAGGTGCATTTATGATTTTATTCATTTTAACGGTTGTTGCAGTTATAGCAACATGGGTTATTCCTGCTGGTGCATATTCTAAACTTTCTTACGAACCTTCATCCCAAGAACTAAAGATAGTTAACCCTCATAACCAAGTGAAAAAGGTTCCGGGTACGCAACAGGAACTAGACAAAATGGGGGTTAAAATTAAGATTGAACAATTTAAATCAGGTGCAATTAATAAGCCGGTATCAATTCCGAATACTTATGAAAGATTAAAGCAACATCCAGCTGGACCAGAACAAATAACAAGTAGCATGGTTGAAGGTACGATAGAAGCGGTCGATATCATGGTATTCATTCTTGTACTAGGGGGACTTATTGGCGTAGTTCAAGCCAGTGGTTCTTTTGAATCGGGATTGTTAGCTTTAACGAAGAAAACAAAAGGGCATGAATTTATGCTAATTGTGTTTGTATCAATACTAATGATTATCGGCGGGACATTATGTGGTATTGAAGAAGAAGCTGTAGCATTTTATCCGATTTTAGTCCCTATATTTATAGCGTTAGGATACGATTCTATCGTTTCAGTTGGTGCCATATTCCTTGCCAGCTCTGTCGGTAGTACATTTTCAACTATTAACCCGTTCTCGGTTGTAATTGCCTCTAATGCCGCTGGTACAACTTTTACGGATGGCTTGTATTGGAGAATAGGTGCTTGTATTGTCGGTGCGATTTTTGTTATTAGTTATTTATATTGGTACTGTAAAAAAATTAAAAACGATCCTAAAGCGTCATATTCTTATGAAGACAAAGATGCTTTTGAACAGCAATGGTCTGTATTAAAAGATGACGATAGTGCCCATTTTACTTTGCGTAAGAAGATAATCCTTACATTATTTGTACTACCATTTCCAATTATGGTATGGGGAGTTATGACGCAAGGTTGGTGGTTCCCAGTTATGGCTTCAGCATTTTTAATATTTACAATTATAATAATGTTTATTGCTGGGACAGGTAAATCTGGATTGGGAGAAAAAGGAACTGTAGATGCATTTGTCAATGGTGCATCAAGTTTAGTAGGTGTATCTTTAATTATTGGTTTAGCTCGAGGTATTAATTTAGTGTTGAATGAAGGTATGATTTCAGATACAATCTTACACTTTTCATCATCTTTAGTTCAACATATGAGTGGACCATTATTTATCATCGTATTACTATTTATTTTCTTCTGTTTAGGTTTTATCGTGCCATCATCTTCTGGCTTAGCGGTATTATCAATGCCTATCTTTGCACCACTAGCTGATACAGTAGGTATACCAAGATTCGTCATCGTTACGACATATCAATTTGGTCAATATGCGATGTTATTCTTAGCGCCGACTGGACTTGTTATGGCCACACTACAAATGTTAAACATGCGATATTCACATTGGTTCCGATTTGTATGGCCGGTAGTTGCTTTTGTATTGATTTTCGGTGGCGGAGTACTAATTACGCAAGTACTAATTTATTCATAA
- the argF gene encoding ornithine carbamoyltransferase, which yields MKNLRNRSFLTLLDFSRQEVEFLLTLSEDLKRAKYIGTEKPMLKNKNIALLFEKDSTRTRCAFEVAAHDQGANVTYLGPTGSQMGKKETTKDTARVLGGMYDGIEYRGFSQRTVETLAEYSGVPVWNGLTDEDHPTQVLADFLTAKEVLKKDYADINFTYVGDGRNNVANALMQGAAIMGMNFHLVCPKELNPTDELLNRCKNIAAENGGNILITDDIDQGVKGSDVIYTDVWVSMGEPDEVWKERLELLKPYQVNKEIMDKTGNPNVIFEHCLPSFHNADTKIGQQIFEKYGIREMEVTDEVFESKASVVFQEAENRMHTIKAVMVATLGEF from the coding sequence ATGAAAAATTTACGAAACAGAAGTTTTTTAACTTTATTAGACTTTTCACGACAAGAGGTAGAATTCTTATTAACACTCTCCGAGGATTTAAAACGTGCTAAATATATTGGCACTGAAAAGCCTATGTTAAAAAATAAAAATATTGCACTGTTATTTGAAAAAGATTCTACAAGAACGCGATGTGCATTTGAAGTTGCAGCGCATGATCAAGGTGCAAATGTAACTTATTTAGGCCCAACTGGATCACAAATGGGTAAAAAAGAAACAACTAAAGATACTGCACGTGTGCTTGGTGGAATGTATGATGGCATTGAATACCGTGGTTTTTCACAAAGAACAGTAGAAACTTTAGCTGAGTATTCAGGCGTACCAGTGTGGAATGGTTTAACTGATGAAGATCATCCTACTCAAGTTCTTGCTGATTTCTTAACAGCAAAAGAAGTCTTAAAAAAAGATTATGCAGATATTAACTTTACATATGTTGGAGATGGTCGTAATAACGTTGCAAATGCATTAATGCAAGGTGCTGCCATTATGGGTATGAACTTCCATTTAGTTTGTCCAAAAGAATTAAATCCAACAGATGAATTATTAAATCGCTGTAAAAATATTGCCGCTGAAAATGGTGGCAACATATTAATCACAGATGATATTGACCAAGGTGTAAAAGGTTCGGATGTAATTTACACTGATGTTTGGGTATCAATGGGTGAACCTGATGAAGTATGGAAAGAACGACTTGAATTATTGAAACCATATCAAGTAAATAAAGAAATAATGGATAAAACTGGTAATCCAAATGTTATTTTTGAGCATTGCTTACCATCTTTCCATAATGCTGATACGAAAATAGGTCAACAAATTTTTGAAAAATATGGTATTCGAGAAATGGAAGTTACAGATGAAGTATTCGAAAGTAAAGCTTCAGTTGTATTCCAAGAAGCTGAGAACAGAATGCATACAATCAAAGCAGTCATGGTTGCTACATTGGGTGAATTTTAA
- a CDS encoding superantigen-like protein SSL14, with translation MKKNIMNKLVLSTALLLLETTSTQLPKTPISFSSEAKAYNISENETNINELIKYYTQPHFSLSGKWLWQKPNGSIHATLQTWVWYSHIQVFGSESWGNINQLRNKYVDIFGTKDEDTVEGYWTYDETFTGGVTPAATSSDKPYRLFLKYSDKQQTIIGGHEFYKGNKPVLTLKELDFRIRQTLIKNKKLYNGEFNKGQIKITADGNNYTIDLSKKLKLTDTNRYVKNPRNAEIEVILEKSN, from the coding sequence ATGAAAAAGAACATCATGAATAAATTAGTTTTATCAACAGCATTGTTACTTTTAGAAACTACATCAACACAACTTCCTAAAACACCAATCAGTTTTTCATCTGAAGCAAAAGCCTATAATATCAGTGAAAACGAGACTAATATCAATGAACTAATCAAATATTACACTCAGCCGCATTTTTCATTATCTGGAAAATGGTTATGGCAAAAGCCCAATGGTAGCATTCATGCAACATTGCAAACGTGGGTTTGGTATAGTCATATTCAAGTGTTTGGATCCGAGAGTTGGGGAAACATTAATCAGTTAAGAAATAAATACGTTGATATATTTGGAACTAAAGATGAGGACACAGTTGAAGGTTACTGGACTTATGATGAAACATTTACTGGTGGTGTTACGCCAGCAGCTACTTCATCTGATAAGCCTTATAGACTATTTTTAAAATATAGTGATAAACAACAAACTATCATCGGTGGACATGAATTTTACAAAGGAAATAAACCAGTATTAACTTTAAAAGAATTAGATTTCCGTATTCGTCAAACATTAATAAAAAATAAAAAGTTATATAACGGAGAATTTAATAAAGGTCAAATTAAGATAACTGCTGATGGAAATAATTACACGATTGATTTAAGTAAAAAGTTAAAATTAACTGACACAAACCGTTATGTTAAAAATCCTCGTAATGCAGAAATTGAAGTCATACTCGAAAAATCTAACTAA
- a CDS encoding epilancin biosynthesis-related protein ElxI1, with the protein MTHLTKVLDTLTGICVVLLFSKYFVAYANMVFDWNLRWYLLENIPHLPIILFILMFIFGVPSEMIKDRQRKNNGV; encoded by the coding sequence ATGACACATTTGACAAAGGTTTTAGATACACTAACTGGAATATGCGTAGTATTATTATTTAGTAAATATTTTGTGGCGTATGCAAATATGGTGTTTGATTGGAATTTAAGATGGTATTTGCTAGAAAACATACCACATTTGCCAATTATATTATTTATTCTGATGTTTATTTTCGGAGTACCTTCTGAAATGATAAAAGATAGGCAAAGGAAAAATAACGGTGTTTAA
- a CDS encoding YjjG family noncanonical pyrimidine nucleotidase, translated as MGKLGYKNILIDFDDTIVDFYDAEEWAFHYMANVFNHKATKDDFLTFKKINHQHWEAFQQNKLTKSEVLSERFVNYFKHHQMEVDGHRADVLFRNGLAEAKVKYFDQTLETIVELSKRHDLYIVTNGVTETQKRRLNQTPLHKYIKKIFISEETGYQKPNPEFFNYVFNDIGEDERQHSIIVGDSLTSDILGGINAGIATCWFNFRGFDHNPGIIPDYEINSWKQLNDIVR; from the coding sequence ATGGGGAAATTGGGATATAAAAATATTTTGATAGACTTTGATGATACAATTGTTGATTTTTATGATGCAGAAGAATGGGCGTTTCACTATATGGCGAATGTTTTTAATCATAAAGCAACAAAGGATGATTTTTTAACATTTAAAAAAATCAATCACCAACATTGGGAAGCTTTTCAACAAAATAAATTAACGAAGTCTGAAGTATTATCAGAACGATTTGTGAATTACTTCAAACATCATCAAATGGAAGTTGATGGGCATCGTGCAGATGTGTTATTTAGAAATGGATTAGCAGAAGCTAAAGTTAAATACTTTGATCAAACATTAGAAACAATTGTCGAATTATCGAAAAGACATGATTTATATATTGTTACTAATGGTGTAACCGAAACGCAAAAGAGAAGGTTAAATCAGACGCCGTTGCATAAATATATTAAAAAGATATTTATATCTGAAGAAACAGGATATCAAAAACCTAATCCGGAATTTTTTAATTATGTTTTTAATGATATTGGTGAGGATGAAAGACAGCACTCGATTATAGTTGGAGATTCTTTAACATCTGACATTCTAGGTGGAATCAATGCGGGTATAGCTACTTGCTGGTTTAATTTTAGAGGATTTGATCATAATCCAGGAATTATACCTGATTATGAAATTAATTCATGGAAACAACTAAATGATATTGTACGTTAA
- a CDS encoding TDT family transporter, giving the protein MRLQKAPLVTSGLVLGLLGLGNLLKDLSLTLNAVCGIFAFLIWIHLLCTMIKYFNNVKEQLNSPLVSSVFTTFFMSGFLGTTYLNTFFSNITFINSLITPIWILCLVGIMTHMIIFSIKYLKDFSLENVYPSWTVLFIGIAIAGLTAPVSGYFFIGQLTVIYGFVATCIVLPIVFKRLKAFPLQTSIKPNTSTICAPFSLVAAAYVIAFPKANAFIVIIFLLLAQIFYFYIIIQLPKLLKEPFSPVFSAFTFPLVISATALKNSLPVLMFPDIWKGLLFIEVLLATVIVLRVFIGYLHFFLKKEKQDKFLRNASQ; this is encoded by the coding sequence ATGAGACTTCAAAAAGCACCTCTAGTAACGTCAGGACTAGTCTTAGGATTATTAGGCCTGGGTAATCTATTAAAAGACTTATCTCTTACTTTAAACGCTGTTTGCGGAATCTTTGCTTTCTTGATTTGGATTCACCTTTTATGTACTATGATCAAATATTTTAATAATGTGAAAGAACAATTAAACAGTCCTCTAGTTTCATCAGTGTTCACAACATTTTTCATGTCTGGCTTTTTAGGTACTACTTATTTAAATACATTTTTTAGTAACATAACTTTTATCAATAGCTTAATAACGCCTATTTGGATTTTATGCCTTGTGGGAATTATGACGCATATGATTATTTTTTCAATAAAATATTTAAAAGATTTTTCACTTGAAAATGTTTATCCTTCGTGGACTGTACTTTTTATTGGTATTGCTATCGCAGGATTGACGGCACCCGTTAGCGGATATTTTTTCATAGGTCAATTAACAGTAATATATGGCTTTGTAGCTACTTGTATTGTCTTACCTATAGTTTTCAAGCGATTAAAAGCATTTCCATTGCAGACGTCAATCAAACCGAACACATCGACAATTTGTGCACCATTTTCTTTAGTCGCTGCAGCATATGTTATAGCTTTTCCTAAGGCGAATGCTTTTATCGTAATTATATTTTTACTATTAGCTCAAATATTTTATTTTTATATCATTATACAATTGCCTAAATTACTAAAAGAACCTTTTTCGCCCGTATTTTCAGCTTTCACATTCCCTTTAGTAATCTCAGCAACTGCTTTAAAGAACAGTTTGCCTGTACTTATGTTTCCAGACATTTGGAAAGGTCTTTTGTTTATCGAAGTGTTATTAGCCACTGTAATAGTACTTAGAGTCTTTATAGGATATCTTCACTTCTTTTTAAAAAAGGAAAAACAAGATAAATTTCTTCGTAATGCGTCTCAGTAA
- the arcC gene encoding carbamate kinase: MAKIVVALGGNALGKSPQEQLELVKNTAKSLVGLITKGHEIVISHGNGPQVGSINLGLNYAAEHNQGPAFPFAECGAMSQAYIGYQLQESLQNELHSIGMDKQVVTLVTQVEVDENDPAFNNPSKPIGLFYNKEEAEQIQKEKGFIFVEDAGRGYRRVVPSPQPISIIELESIKTLIKNDTLVIAAGGGGIPVIREQHDGFKGIDAVIDKDKTSALLGANIQCDQLIILTAIDYVYINFNTENQQPLKTTNVDELKRYIDENQFAKGSMLPKIEAAISFIENNPKGSVLITSLNELDAALEGKVGTVIKK; encoded by the coding sequence ATGGCGAAAATAGTAGTAGCATTAGGTGGTAATGCTTTAGGAAAATCACCTCAAGAACAACTCGAGCTTGTTAAAAATACTGCGAAATCATTAGTAGGATTAATAACAAAAGGACATGAGATTGTTATTAGTCATGGTAATGGACCACAGGTTGGAAGCATTAATTTGGGACTTAACTATGCTGCAGAACATAACCAAGGTCCGGCATTTCCATTTGCTGAATGTGGCGCAATGAGTCAAGCTTACATCGGCTATCAATTACAAGAAAGCTTACAAAATGAATTGCATTCTATTGGAATGGATAAACAAGTGGTAACACTAGTGACACAAGTTGAAGTTGATGAAAATGATCCGGCATTTAACAATCCTTCAAAACCAATTGGGTTATTTTACAACAAAGAAGAAGCTGAACAAATTCAAAAAGAAAAAGGATTTATATTTGTTGAAGATGCTGGAAGAGGATATAGACGCGTTGTTCCTTCACCACAACCCATCTCTATTATTGAATTAGAGAGTATTAAAACACTTATTAAAAATGATACACTCGTTATTGCTGCTGGTGGTGGAGGTATACCAGTAATTAGAGAGCAACATGATGGTTTTAAAGGTATTGATGCAGTTATAGACAAAGATAAAACAAGTGCGTTGTTGGGTGCTAATATTCAATGCGATCAATTGATTATTTTAACAGCAATTGATTATGTATATATTAATTTTAACACTGAAAACCAACAGCCTTTGAAAACAACAAATGTTGATGAATTAAAACGATATATAGACGAAAATCAATTTGCAAAAGGAAGTATGTTACCAAAAATTGAAGCAGCCATATCATTTATTGAAAACAATCCAAAAGGAAGTGTGCTTATAACATCATTAAATGAATTAGATGCTGCCTTAGAGGGTAAAGTAGGTACTGTGATTAAAAAGTAA
- the scb gene encoding complement inhibitor SCIN-B → MKFKKYILTGTLALLLSSTGIATIEGNKADASSLDKYLTESQFHDKRIAEELRTLLNKSNVYALAAGSLNPYYKRTIMMNEYRAKAALKKNDFVSMADAKVALEKIYKEIDEIINR, encoded by the coding sequence ATGAAATTTAAAAAATATATATTAACAGGAACATTAGCATTACTTTTATCATCAACTGGGATAGCAACTATAGAAGGGAATAAAGCAGATGCAAGTAGTCTGGACAAATATTTAACTGAAAGTCAGTTTCATGATAAACGCATAGCAGAAGAATTAAGAACTTTACTTAACAAATCGAATGTATATGCATTAGCTGCAGGAAGCTTAAATCCATATTATAAACGTACGATTATGATGAATGAATATAGAGCTAAAGCGGCACTTAAGAAAAATGATTTCGTATCAATGGCTGATGCTAAAGTTGCATTAGAAAAAATATACAAAGAAATTGATGAAATTATAAATAGATAA